A DNA window from Paenibacillus sp. HWE-109 contains the following coding sequences:
- a CDS encoding FAD binding domain-containing protein, translated as MSVPLYQVPEQQPSVWQPTSVEEAMHLKHKWGDKAVLISGGTWLRTRWENGVSPLPQHLISLAHIQALSGLAMDAGGQIHIGPSLRLADLMDSELMQMKCALLVKACAEIAAPSVRNLASIGGNVVTRTGDLITALLVMDAQVVCSNGTAEYTLPLAKWLDVPAQAISEVMTGIKVPNIDIEDAERTFEFYLKVGRREAFTPSVVTVAGRLSLAPDQTIQSLALAAGGGSAVPARFVDLETAAIGRPLSKDLLQSLHTGVSEGFQAVPDDYAGVAYRKQTAANLIVSECYKVWRKGGGANAPKS; from the coding sequence ATGTCAGTTCCTTTATACCAGGTGCCGGAACAGCAGCCTTCCGTGTGGCAGCCTACAAGCGTGGAGGAAGCTATGCATCTCAAGCACAAATGGGGAGACAAAGCGGTGCTCATATCGGGAGGCACTTGGCTCCGCACGCGTTGGGAGAACGGCGTTTCACCGCTGCCGCAGCATTTAATTAGTCTTGCACATATTCAGGCTCTTTCCGGTTTGGCAATGGATGCCGGGGGGCAAATTCATATAGGTCCATCGCTTCGTTTGGCTGATTTAATGGATAGTGAGCTTATGCAGATGAAATGTGCGCTTCTAGTCAAAGCTTGCGCCGAGATCGCAGCACCGTCGGTGCGGAACCTAGCTTCCATTGGCGGGAATGTGGTTACTCGAACAGGTGATCTAATCACAGCACTGCTCGTCATGGATGCGCAGGTGGTTTGCTCGAATGGGACTGCTGAGTACACACTACCGCTGGCGAAGTGGCTGGACGTTCCAGCGCAAGCTATTTCTGAGGTGATGACAGGGATCAAGGTACCAAACATAGATATTGAGGATGCAGAGCGCACGTTCGAGTTTTATTTAAAAGTAGGACGTCGAGAGGCTTTCACGCCATCTGTTGTAACCGTGGCCGGGAGGTTGAGCTTGGCACCGGATCAGACCATCCAAAGCCTTGCATTAGCCGCAGGCGGGGGGAGCGCTGTGCCGGCTAGATTCGTGGATTTGGAAACTGCTGCAATCGGTCGGCCGCTATCGAAGGACCTATTGCAATCGCTGCATACAGGCGTGTCGGAGGGCTTTCAGGCTGTACCCGATGATTATGCCGGAGTGGCTTATCGCAAGCAGACAGCAGCCAATTTAATCGTTTCGGAATGCTATAAAGTTTGGCGAAAAGGGGGCGGGGCGAATGCTCCTAAATCGTGA